In a single window of the Atlantibacter hermannii genome:
- the rpsB gene encoding 30S ribosomal protein S2 has product MATVSMRDMLKAGVHFGHQTRYWNPKMKPFIFGARNKVHIINLEQTVPMFNDALAELNKIAARKGKILFVGTKRAASEAVKEAAESCDQFFVNHRWLGGMLTNWKTVRQSIKRLKDLETQSQDGTFDKLTKKEALMRTRELEKLENSLGGIKDMGGLPDALFVIDADHEHIAIKEANNLGIPVFAIVDTNSDPDGVDFVIPGNDDAIRAVTLYLNAVATTVREARSQDLASQAEESFVEAE; this is encoded by the coding sequence ATGGCTACTGTTTCCATGCGCGACATGCTCAAGGCTGGTGTTCACTTCGGTCACCAGACCCGTTACTGGAACCCGAAAATGAAGCCGTTCATCTTCGGTGCGCGTAACAAAGTTCACATCATCAACCTCGAGCAAACTGTACCGATGTTCAACGACGCCCTGGCTGAGCTGAACAAAATTGCTGCTCGCAAAGGCAAAATCCTGTTCGTTGGTACCAAACGCGCTGCAAGCGAAGCGGTGAAAGAAGCTGCCGAAAGCTGCGACCAGTTCTTCGTAAACCACCGCTGGTTGGGTGGCATGCTGACTAACTGGAAAACCGTTCGTCAGTCCATCAAACGCCTGAAAGATCTGGAAACTCAGTCTCAGGACGGTACTTTCGACAAGCTGACCAAGAAAGAAGCGCTGATGCGCACCCGTGAGCTGGAAAAACTGGAAAACAGCCTGGGCGGTATTAAAGACATGGGTGGCCTGCCGGACGCTCTGTTTGTAATCGATGCCGACCACGAGCACATCGCTATCAAAGAAGCAAACAACCTGGGTATCCCGGTATTTGCTATCGTTGATACCAACTCCGATCCGGATGGCGTTGATTTCGTTATCCCGGGTAACGACGATGCGATCCGTGCTGTTACTCTGTACCTGAACGCTGTAGCGACTACCGTTCGCGAAGCACGCTCTCAGGACCTGGCTTCTCAGGCTGAAGAAAGCTTTGTAGAAGCTGAATAA
- the tsf gene encoding elongation factor Ts → MAEITASLVKELRERTGAGMMDCKKALTEANGDIELAIENMRKSGAIKAAKKAGNVAADGVIITKIDGNYGIILEVNCQTDFVAKDGGFQAFANKVLDAAVAGKITDVEVLKTQFEEERVALVAKIGENINIRRVASLEGDVLGSYQHGARIGVLVAAKGADEELVKQLAMHIAASKPEFVKPEDVSAEVVEKEYQVQLDIAMQSGKPKEIAEKMVEGRMKKFTGEVSLTGQPFVMDPSKSVAQLLKEHNADVTGFIRFEVGEGIEKVETDFAAEVAAMSKQS, encoded by the coding sequence ATGGCTGAAATTACCGCATCCCTGGTAAAAGAGCTGCGTGAGCGTACTGGCGCAGGCATGATGGATTGCAAAAAAGCGCTGACTGAAGCTAACGGCGACATCGAGCTGGCAATCGAAAACATGCGTAAATCCGGCGCGATCAAAGCGGCGAAAAAAGCAGGCAACGTTGCAGCTGACGGCGTGATCATCACCAAGATCGACGGCAACTACGGCATCATTCTGGAAGTTAACTGCCAGACTGACTTCGTTGCTAAAGACGGTGGTTTCCAGGCATTTGCTAACAAAGTGCTGGACGCTGCGGTTGCAGGCAAAATCACTGATGTTGAAGTACTGAAAACTCAGTTCGAAGAAGAGCGTGTTGCGCTGGTTGCTAAAATCGGTGAGAACATCAACATCCGTCGCGTAGCTTCCCTGGAAGGCGACGTTCTGGGTTCTTACCAGCACGGCGCGCGTATCGGCGTTCTGGTTGCTGCTAAAGGCGCTGACGAAGAGCTGGTTAAACAGCTGGCTATGCACATCGCTGCAAGCAAGCCGGAATTCGTTAAGCCGGAAGATGTGTCTGCTGAAGTGGTAGAAAAAGAGTACCAGGTACAGCTGGACATCGCTATGCAGTCTGGCAAGCCGAAAGAAATCGCAGAGAAAATGGTTGAAGGCCGCATGAAGAAATTCACCGGCGAAGTTTCTCTGACTGGCCAGCCGTTCGTTATGGATCCGAGCAAATCTGTTGCTCAGCTGCTGAAAGAGCACAACGCTGACGTAACTGGCTTCATCCGCTTCGAAGTGGGCGAAGGCATCGAAAAAGTTGAGACTGACTTCGCAGCAGAAGTTGCTGCAATGTCCAAGCAGTCTTAA
- the pyrH gene encoding uridylate kinase — translation MATNAKPVYKRILLKLSGEALQGAEGFGIDASILDRMAQEIKELVELGVQVGVVIGGGNLFRGAGLAKAGMNRVVGDHMGMLATVMNGLAMRDALHRAYVNARLMSAIPLNGVCDNYSWAEAISLLRNNRVVILSAGTGNPFFTTDSAACLRGIEIEADVVLKATKVDGVFSADPMKDPAATLYEQLSYQEVLERELKVMDLAAFTLARDHKMPIRVFNMNKPGALRRVVMGEKEGTLITE, via the coding sequence ATGGCTACCAATGCAAAACCCGTCTATAAACGCATTCTGCTCAAACTGAGTGGCGAAGCGCTGCAAGGTGCAGAAGGCTTCGGTATTGATGCGAGCATACTGGACCGCATGGCGCAGGAAATTAAAGAGCTGGTTGAGCTCGGCGTTCAGGTCGGTGTGGTGATCGGTGGAGGTAACCTGTTCCGTGGCGCAGGTCTGGCGAAAGCGGGCATGAACCGTGTGGTCGGCGACCATATGGGTATGCTGGCGACAGTAATGAATGGTCTGGCGATGCGTGATGCACTGCACCGTGCGTATGTGAACGCCCGCCTGATGTCGGCGATCCCGCTGAACGGCGTGTGCGATAACTATAGCTGGGCGGAAGCGATCAGCCTGCTGCGTAACAACCGTGTGGTGATCCTCTCTGCGGGCACCGGCAATCCTTTCTTTACCACTGATTCCGCAGCCTGCCTGCGCGGTATCGAAATCGAAGCTGATGTGGTTCTGAAAGCCACGAAAGTGGACGGCGTATTTTCCGCCGACCCGATGAAAGATCCGGCTGCCACCCTGTACGAGCAATTAAGCTATCAGGAAGTGCTGGAAAGAGAATTGAAAGTGATGGACTTAGCGGCCTTTACGCTGGCCCGTGACCATAAAATGCCGATTCGCGTGTTCAATATGAACAAGCCGGGCGCCCTGCGTCGGGTTGTAATGGGTGAAAAAGAAGGCACATTAATCACGGAATAA